The following are from one region of the Myotis daubentonii chromosome 2, mMyoDau2.1, whole genome shotgun sequence genome:
- the LOC132226120 gene encoding olfactory receptor 9K2-like has protein sequence MGDKRGDNHSEVTDFILVGIRVQPEFHSLLFLLFLIVYGMVLLGNLSMIGIIVTDPRLNTPMYFFLGNLSVIDLSYCTVIVPKAMVNILSQKKTISFAGCVAQLFLYALFMVTEAFVLAAMAYDRFIAICNPLLYTVRMSRSVCIQLVAGSYLCGWVSSILQICVTFSMSFCASRVIDHFYCDSNPIEKISCSNTFMNKMVSLSLAVIIILPTIVVIVVSYMYIVSTVLKIRSSEGRKKAFSTCSSHLGVVSLLYGTVSFVYLTPPNNPELRKVASVCYILFTPMLNPVIYSLRNKDVKNAVQKVLWKKNVLL, from the coding sequence ATGGGTGACAAGAGAGGAGACAACCACTCAGAAGTGACTGACTTCATTCTTGTAGGCATCAGGGTCCAACCAGAGTTCCACAGTCTTCTTTTCCTACTATTCCTAATTGTTTATGGGATGGTCCTCCTGGGAAACCTCAGCATGATTGGCATCATTGTGACTGATCCCCGGCTGAACACACCAATGTATTTCTTCCTAGGCAATCTCTCTGTCATCGATCTCTCCTACTGCACTGTTATTGTACCCAAAGCCATGGTCAACATCCTATCTCAGAAAAAGACCATATCCTTTGCaggttgtgtggctcagttgtttctTTATGCACTTTTCATGGTAACGGAGGCATTTGTCCTGGCAGCCATGGCCTATGACCGATTTATTGCCATCTGCAATCCACTTCTCTATACTGTCCGCATGTCAAGAAGCGTCTGTATACAGTTGGTGGCTGGTTCCTATCTCTGTGGCTGGGTCAGTTCCATCCTTCAAATTTGCGTGACATTCTCAATGTCTTTCTGTGCCTCCCGAGTCATTGATCACTTCTACTGTGATTCAAACCCAATTGAGAAGATCTCCTGTTCTAATACCTTTATGAATAAGATGGTGTCACTTAGTTTAGCTGTCATCATTATTTTGCCCACCATAGTTGTTATTGTAGTGTCTTACATGTATATTGTAAGTACTGTCTTGAAGATCCGCTCCAGcgaagggaggaagaaagcctTCTCAACTTGCAGCTCTCACCTGGGAGTTGTAAGTTTGCTCTACGGGACTGTCTCCTTTGTCTATCTCACACCTCCAAACAATCCCGAACTTCGTAAAGTGGCTTCAGTATGTTATATTTTGTTCACACCTATGCTGAACCCTGTAATCTACTCTCTAAGAAATAAGGATGTTAAAAATGCAGTGCAAAAAGTCTTATGGAAGAAAAACGTTTTACTCTAA